A stretch of Sphingomonas sp. JUb134 DNA encodes these proteins:
- a CDS encoding NYN domain-containing protein — protein sequence MQDGSAIFVDFDNVFSALWAIDGGLAIRFATDPANWLKGLAETDRGEEGRRWLVARCYMNPSGWVSAPGEQNDRIWFYRFRADFVKAGFEVLDCPTLTRGAKNAADIRIVIDALDLLDHRTRFGEFVFVSGDSDFTPLLYRLRSEDRRTMIVAPGRLSSAYAAVADQALGFDRIGTLLGGTGCELPDATYVGPAEVETDASADEQAFAALVRRRYEEARAPLNLSTLSSEVVRGLPGAKSSDWFGNGTFRKALDRLSLPNVRFAQHHLWDERRHQPPTLPSVVDAADPATNGT from the coding sequence ATGCAGGACGGAAGCGCGATCTTCGTGGATTTCGACAACGTGTTCTCCGCGTTGTGGGCCATCGACGGTGGCTTGGCCATACGCTTCGCTACAGACCCCGCGAACTGGCTGAAGGGCCTGGCGGAGACGGATCGGGGTGAGGAAGGACGCCGATGGCTCGTGGCACGCTGCTACATGAATCCGTCGGGTTGGGTCAGTGCGCCGGGAGAGCAGAACGATCGGATCTGGTTCTACAGGTTCCGGGCCGATTTCGTGAAGGCGGGCTTCGAAGTGCTGGACTGCCCGACGCTGACGCGCGGCGCGAAGAACGCGGCAGACATCCGCATCGTCATCGACGCGCTGGATCTCCTCGACCATCGCACCCGCTTCGGGGAGTTCGTGTTCGTTTCCGGCGATTCCGACTTCACGCCGTTGCTGTATCGGCTGCGCTCCGAGGATCGCAGGACGATGATCGTCGCGCCGGGCCGCCTCTCATCCGCTTACGCAGCCGTCGCCGATCAGGCCTTGGGGTTCGACAGGATTGGCACCCTGCTCGGCGGTACGGGGTGCGAACTGCCCGATGCTACGTACGTCGGGCCGGCAGAGGTGGAGACGGACGCCTCTGCCGACGAGCAGGCCTTCGCGGCGCTGGTACGTCGCCGCTACGAGGAGGCGCGTGCGCCGCTGAACCTTTCCACTCTTTCCAGCGAGGTGGTTCGCGGCCTACCGGGCGCGAAGTCCAGCGACTGGTTCGGCAACGGCACTTTCCGGAAGGCGCTCGACCGCTTGTCCCTGCCGAACGTGCGCTTTGCACAGCACCATCTGTGGGATGAACGCAGGCACCAACCACCCACCCTGCCATCGGTCGTCGACGCGGCCGATCCGGCAACGAATGGCACGTGA